The Lysobacter enzymogenes genome window below encodes:
- a CDS encoding rhodanese-like domain-containing protein, producing MDALLHLIEHYGLLVVFVCVLLDQGGLPVPAYPPIVVASAVAVDHQPNLWLALPPVLLAAALAALLADSVWYFGGRRIGARLLRLMCRVSLSPDSCVLTTRSLYARWGAPSLVVAKFVPGFAAVATVLAGETGTRPRRFAFYDGLGALLWAGVAVALGAVFHRAVNEVLDRLDTLGRYGLIVLAALIAAWIGYKLLKRQLFMRELRMARISPGELGRLLAEGSEPTILDVRSHQQRDASGWIPGAIFVATLADESLSGIPPERREEVIVYCDCPNEASAATLARELRRRGFKRVRPLAGGFEAWRAQGLAVAVKQEA from the coding sequence ATGGACGCACTGCTGCACCTGATCGAACACTACGGCCTGCTCGTGGTCTTCGTCTGCGTGCTGCTCGACCAGGGCGGCCTGCCGGTGCCGGCGTATCCGCCGATCGTCGTCGCCAGCGCGGTCGCGGTCGACCACCAGCCCAACCTGTGGCTGGCGCTGCCGCCGGTGCTGCTGGCCGCGGCGCTGGCGGCGCTGCTGGCCGACAGCGTGTGGTACTTCGGCGGCCGCCGCATCGGCGCGCGGCTGTTGCGGCTGATGTGCCGGGTGTCGCTGTCGCCGGATTCGTGCGTGCTGACCACGCGCAGCCTCTACGCGCGCTGGGGCGCGCCGTCGCTGGTAGTGGCCAAGTTCGTGCCCGGCTTCGCCGCGGTGGCGACCGTGCTGGCCGGCGAAACCGGCACCCGCCCGCGCCGCTTCGCGTTCTACGACGGGCTCGGCGCGCTGCTGTGGGCCGGCGTGGCGGTGGCGCTGGGCGCGGTCTTCCATCGCGCGGTCAACGAGGTGCTGGACCGGCTCGACACCCTCGGCCGCTACGGCCTGATCGTGCTGGCCGCGCTGATCGCCGCCTGGATCGGCTACAAGCTGCTCAAGCGCCAGTTGTTCATGCGCGAACTGCGCATGGCGCGGATCTCGCCCGGCGAACTCGGCCGGCTGCTGGCGGAAGGTTCGGAGCCGACCATCCTGGACGTGCGCAGCCACCAGCAGCGCGACGCCTCCGGCTGGATTCCCGGCGCGATCTTCGTCGCCACCCTGGCCGACGAATCGCTCAGCGGCATTCCGCCGGAGCGGCGCGAGGAAGTCATCGTCTACTGCGACTGCCCCAACGAAGCCTCGGCCGCGACCCTGGCGCGCGAGCTGCGCCGGCGCGGGTTCAAGCGGGTGCGGCCACTGGCCGGCGGGTTCGAGGCCTGGCGCGCGCAGGGGCTGGCCGTGGCGGTGAAGCAGGAGGCGTGA
- the gloA2 gene encoding SMU1112c/YaeR family gloxylase I-like metalloprotein, whose protein sequence is MQLSSIHHVAIICADYPRSKRFYTQVLGLRTLAEVWREARRSHKLDLALPDGGQLELFSFPDPPPRPSYPEACGLRHLAFATPDLDACVAHLHAHGVAVEPVRVDEYTGRRFTFCADPDGLPIEFYESGK, encoded by the coding sequence ATGCAGCTGTCGTCCATCCACCACGTCGCGATCATCTGCGCCGACTACCCGCGTTCCAAGCGTTTCTACACCCAAGTATTAGGCCTGCGCACCCTGGCCGAGGTCTGGCGCGAGGCGCGGCGCTCGCACAAGCTCGACCTGGCCCTGCCCGACGGCGGCCAGCTCGAACTGTTCTCGTTCCCCGACCCGCCGCCGCGCCCGTCGTACCCGGAAGCCTGCGGCCTGCGCCATCTGGCCTTCGCCACGCCCGACCTCGACGCCTGCGTCGCCCACCTGCACGCCCACGGCGTCGCGGTCGAACCGGTCCGCGTCGACGAATACACCGGCCGCCGGTTCACGTTTTGCGCCGATCCGGACGGGTTGCCGATCGAGTTCTACGAAAGCGGCAAGTGA
- a CDS encoding DUF4031 domain-containing protein: MTVYVDDAVWPWRGERWAHLMADTLDELHEFAQRLGRPRESFQNKLSGCHYDVTARMRERALELGAVAISRHRDRAQVRAIIQRARDQAAGLAP; encoded by the coding sequence ATGACCGTCTACGTCGACGACGCCGTGTGGCCCTGGCGCGGCGAACGCTGGGCGCATCTGATGGCCGACACCCTCGACGAACTGCACGAGTTCGCCCAGCGCCTGGGCCGGCCGCGGGAGTCGTTCCAGAACAAGCTCAGCGGCTGCCATTACGACGTGACCGCGCGGATGCGCGAACGCGCGCTGGAACTCGGCGCGGTGGCGATCTCGCGCCATCGCGATCGCGCGCAGGTGCGCGCGATCATCCAGCGGGCGCGGGATCAGGCTGCGGGCCTGGCGCCGTGA
- a CDS encoding LysE family translocator: MIALSSLLAFAGLALVMVLTPGPNMVYLVSRSICQGRRAGLVSLAGVGVGFVFYLLAAAFGITALLFAVPYAYDALRIGGAAYLLWMAWQAVKPGGRSPFQVRELAPDSPRRLFVMGLLTSLLNPKVAVFYLALLPQFIDPQHSVMAQSLLLGSVQICISLGVNALIVAGAGAIAAFLSGRPRWIAAQRWVMGGVLSALAVRMAVDARR; the protein is encoded by the coding sequence GTGATTGCGCTTTCGTCGTTGCTGGCGTTCGCCGGCCTGGCTTTGGTGATGGTGCTGACGCCGGGGCCGAACATGGTTTACCTGGTCTCGCGTTCGATCTGCCAGGGCCGCCGCGCCGGCCTGGTGTCGCTGGCCGGGGTCGGCGTGGGCTTCGTGTTCTATCTGCTGGCCGCCGCGTTCGGCATCACCGCGCTGCTGTTCGCCGTGCCGTACGCCTACGACGCGCTGCGCATCGGCGGCGCGGCCTATCTGCTGTGGATGGCCTGGCAGGCGGTCAAGCCCGGCGGGCGCTCGCCGTTCCAGGTGCGCGAACTGGCGCCGGACAGTCCGCGCCGGCTGTTCGTCATGGGCCTGCTGACCAGCCTGCTCAATCCGAAGGTGGCGGTGTTCTATCTGGCCCTGCTGCCGCAGTTCATCGACCCGCAGCACAGCGTCATGGCGCAGTCGCTGCTGCTCGGCAGCGTGCAGATCTGCATCAGCCTCGGCGTCAACGCGTTGATCGTGGCCGGCGCCGGCGCCATCGCCGCGTTCCTGTCGGGGCGGCCGCGCTGGATCGCGGCGCAGCGCTGGGTCATGGGCGGCGTGCTGTCGGCATTGGCCGTGCGCATGGCGGTGGATGCGCGCCGCTGA
- a CDS encoding S8 family serine peptidase — translation MQGTNRALTRNEVFPRRSHSRSLLCVAVACGLLAAAGAVSAQSVNGQTGNPDSWHSEEFDADWGLSAINAQYAYARGLTGKGVRLGVYDSGTALAHPEFAGKDNRAVIMAEQLADGSFCSNTSVLTGDNACFFSRGDQAQIQYTGFNANVPENIRRIIMSGPYVQPGWEFNTHGTHVGGTIAANRDGTGTHGVAFGADLSVAKWAFNGVQEWQRTATGYNVVRIPRPSADDATIARMYADMNSQGVRALNHSWGLADEPATLEDLDGYLFDPENDAYFNVFGDASRAKGMLQVWAAGNHNENVTPETAPQAGLYASLPRAYKDLEQYWLSVVSVTPDLVLSDFSMRCAQTANWCVAAPGSNITSTYLGGEGSLQGGLVRNPDGSQSFEISAGTPEYGYGDLSGTSMATPHVTGALGLLFERFPYMTGAQVRDVLLTTATDLGAPGVDEVYGWGLINLKKAIDGPGQIRVDTDVIVDRLAGGAKVWEGKAWDDWRNDIGGTGVLSKSGIGWLRLSGNNSFGGLHVKEGVLELTGNNTYAAQVDGGTLVVNGTLTTAQLPVRAGAGLGGSGRIVGDVRVEGAVSPGNSIGTLTVQGDYTQAVGSTYVAELAAGGQSDRIDVTGKATLEGGTLMVLHAPGQYFLGQNFNLINAAGGISGQFAKLDQTAFSPFLKFGLSYGANQVGVEVTRGASLASAAVTPNQIAAAAAADQLAFGQGIPQPLTQLFPAQAVAALDQLSGEGHASLRSIAIDDSRHVRDAALARARSGRGEFAADGEGASNGAWVQLLKSGGTFEGDGNAARNEYNGSATLVGYDYRLANGWRIGVLGGTGRIDNHSDRLDKGRIKSTQLGVYGGQNWGRFALSAGYTYASQELNLERRIGFNGFSDSTRATYDGRTEQGFVEGAYRFGGDTWGLEPYLQVAQVRAKTEAFRETGGAAALGGRAEQSKVDLSTLGVRFNLDLKGSQQEQSWLSLRGGLGRRHASGDLTPVTQVAWWRGGAAFDAAGAPLADDATLVEAGIAARLSANGLLELNYSGQFADEADDHGVNARYSLRF, via the coding sequence ATGCAAGGCACCAATCGCGCATTGACGCGCAATGAAGTTTTCCCGCGCCGCTCCCATTCGCGTTCGCTGCTGTGCGTGGCCGTCGCCTGCGGCCTGCTCGCCGCCGCCGGCGCCGTGTCGGCGCAGAGCGTCAACGGGCAGACCGGCAATCCCGACAGCTGGCACAGCGAAGAATTCGACGCCGACTGGGGCCTGAGCGCGATCAACGCCCAGTACGCCTACGCCCGCGGCCTGACCGGCAAGGGCGTGCGCCTGGGCGTGTACGACAGCGGCACCGCGCTGGCCCATCCGGAATTCGCCGGCAAGGACAACCGCGCCGTGATCATGGCCGAGCAGTTGGCCGACGGCAGCTTCTGCAGCAACACCAGCGTGCTGACCGGCGACAACGCCTGCTTCTTCTCGCGCGGCGATCAGGCCCAGATCCAGTACACCGGCTTCAACGCCAACGTGCCGGAGAACATCCGCCGCATCATCATGTCCGGCCCGTACGTGCAGCCGGGCTGGGAATTCAACACCCACGGCACCCACGTCGGCGGCACCATCGCCGCCAACCGCGACGGCACCGGCACCCACGGCGTCGCCTTCGGCGCCGACCTCAGCGTGGCCAAGTGGGCGTTCAACGGCGTGCAGGAATGGCAGCGCACCGCGACCGGCTACAACGTGGTGCGCATCCCGCGCCCGAGCGCCGACGACGCCACCATCGCCCGCATGTACGCCGACATGAACTCGCAGGGCGTGCGCGCGCTCAACCACAGCTGGGGCTTGGCGGACGAGCCGGCGACCCTGGAAGACCTGGACGGCTACCTGTTCGATCCGGAGAACGACGCCTACTTCAACGTGTTCGGCGACGCCTCGCGCGCCAAGGGCATGCTGCAGGTGTGGGCCGCCGGCAACCACAACGAGAACGTCACTCCCGAAACCGCGCCGCAGGCCGGCCTCTACGCCAGCCTGCCGCGCGCGTACAAGGACCTGGAGCAGTACTGGCTCAGCGTGGTCAGCGTGACGCCGGACTTGGTCCTCAGCGATTTCTCGATGCGTTGCGCGCAGACCGCGAACTGGTGCGTGGCCGCGCCGGGCTCGAACATCACCTCGACTTACCTCGGCGGCGAAGGCTCGCTGCAGGGCGGCCTGGTGCGCAACCCGGACGGCTCGCAATCGTTCGAGATCAGCGCCGGCACGCCCGAATACGGCTACGGCGATCTGAGCGGCACCTCGATGGCGACCCCGCACGTCACCGGCGCGCTCGGCCTGCTGTTCGAACGCTTCCCGTACATGACCGGCGCGCAGGTGCGCGACGTGCTGCTGACCACCGCCACCGACCTCGGCGCGCCCGGCGTCGACGAGGTCTACGGCTGGGGCCTGATCAATCTGAAGAAGGCCATCGACGGCCCGGGCCAGATCCGCGTCGACACCGACGTGATCGTCGACCGCCTCGCCGGCGGCGCCAAGGTCTGGGAAGGCAAGGCCTGGGACGACTGGCGCAACGACATCGGCGGCACCGGCGTGCTCAGCAAGTCCGGCATCGGCTGGCTGCGCCTGAGCGGCAACAACAGCTTCGGCGGCCTGCACGTCAAGGAAGGCGTGCTGGAACTGACCGGCAACAACACCTACGCCGCGCAGGTCGACGGCGGCACCCTGGTCGTCAACGGCACGCTGACCACCGCGCAGCTGCCGGTGCGCGCCGGCGCCGGCCTCGGCGGCAGCGGCCGCATCGTCGGCGATGTGCGCGTGGAAGGCGCGGTGTCGCCGGGCAATTCCATCGGCACCTTGACCGTACAGGGCGATTACACCCAGGCGGTCGGTTCGACCTACGTCGCCGAACTCGCGGCCGGCGGCCAGTCCGACCGCATCGACGTCACCGGCAAGGCGACGCTCGAAGGCGGCACGCTGATGGTCCTGCATGCGCCGGGCCAGTACTTCCTCGGCCAGAACTTCAACCTCATCAACGCCGCCGGCGGCATCAGCGGCCAGTTCGCCAAGCTCGACCAGACCGCGTTCTCGCCGTTCCTGAAGTTCGGCCTGAGCTACGGCGCCAATCAGGTCGGCGTGGAAGTCACCCGCGGCGCGTCGCTGGCCTCGGCCGCGGTCACGCCGAACCAGATCGCCGCCGCCGCCGCGGCCGACCAGCTCGCCTTCGGCCAGGGCATCCCGCAGCCGCTGACCCAGCTGTTCCCGGCGCAGGCCGTGGCCGCGCTCGACCAGCTCAGCGGCGAAGGCCACGCCAGCCTGCGTTCGATCGCCATCGACGACAGCCGCCACGTCCGCGACGCCGCGCTGGCGCGCGCGCGCAGCGGCCGCGGCGAATTCGCCGCCGACGGCGAAGGCGCGTCCAACGGCGCCTGGGTGCAGTTGCTGAAGTCCGGCGGTACGTTCGAAGGCGACGGCAACGCCGCGCGCAACGAGTACAACGGCTCGGCGACCCTGGTCGGTTACGACTACCGCCTCGCCAATGGCTGGCGCATCGGCGTGCTCGGCGGCACCGGCCGCATCGACAACCACAGCGACCGTCTCGACAAAGGCCGCATCAAGAGCACCCAGCTCGGCGTCTACGGCGGCCAGAACTGGGGCCGTTTCGCGCTCAGCGCCGGCTACACCTACGCGAGCCAGGAGCTGAACCTGGAACGCCGGATCGGCTTCAACGGTTTCAGCGACAGCACCCGCGCGACCTACGACGGCCGCACCGAGCAGGGCTTCGTCGAAGGCGCTTACCGCTTCGGCGGCGACACCTGGGGCCTGGAACCGTACCTGCAAGTCGCGCAGGTGCGGGCCAAGACCGAGGCGTTCCGCGAAACCGGCGGCGCCGCGGCGCTCGGCGGCCGCGCCGAGCAGAGCAAGGTCGACCTGTCGACCCTGGGCGTGCGCTTCAACCTCGACCTCAAGGGTTCGCAGCAGGAGCAGAGCTGGCTGAGCCTGCGCGGCGGCCTCGGCCGCCGCCACGCCAGCGGCGACCTGACTCCGGTGACCCAGGTCGCGTGGTGGCGCGGCGGCGCGGCGTTCGACGCGGCCGGCGCGCCGCTGGCCGACGACGCCACCCTGGTAGAAGCCGGCATCGCCGCGCGCCTGAGCGCGAACGGTCTGCTGGAGTTGAACTACAGCGGGCAGTTCGCCGACGAGGCCGACGACCACGGCGTCAACGCGCGTTACTCGCTGCGGTTCTGA
- a CDS encoding response regulator, whose product MSTSVLLVDDHEVVRKGIRSLLMLTEDFDVVGEAAGGAEAIALARDLAPDLIVIDLMMPDVDGVQAIRAIKQFSPRSAIAVLTSTDQDDLAFAAIEAGAQSLLFKSMLGDELLATLRRIADGEAVIHPFVAQRILKAVRRKREPREDPFACLTERELDVLRKLAEGGSNARIAAALNIGEKTVKSHLGNVLAKLHLADRTEAVAFAWRRGLMSGERDED is encoded by the coding sequence ATGAGCACCTCGGTGCTGTTGGTCGACGACCACGAAGTGGTGCGCAAGGGCATCCGCAGCCTGCTGATGCTGACCGAGGATTTCGACGTGGTCGGCGAGGCCGCCGGCGGCGCCGAGGCGATCGCGCTGGCGCGCGATCTGGCCCCGGACCTGATCGTGATCGACCTGATGATGCCGGACGTCGACGGCGTGCAGGCGATTCGCGCGATCAAGCAGTTCAGCCCGCGCAGCGCGATCGCGGTGCTGACGTCGACCGACCAGGACGATCTGGCGTTCGCCGCGATCGAAGCCGGCGCGCAGTCGCTGCTGTTCAAGAGCATGCTCGGCGACGAACTGCTGGCGACCCTGCGCCGCATCGCCGACGGCGAGGCGGTGATCCATCCCTTCGTCGCCCAGCGCATCCTCAAGGCGGTGCGGCGCAAGCGCGAACCGCGCGAGGACCCGTTCGCCTGCCTGACCGAGCGCGAGCTCGACGTGCTGCGCAAGCTCGCCGAGGGCGGCAGCAACGCGCGCATCGCCGCCGCGCTCAACATCGGCGAGAAGACGGTCAAGTCGCACCTGGGCAACGTGCTGGCCAAGCTGCATCTGGCCGACCGCACCGAAGCGGTCGCCTTCGCCTGGCGCCGCGGCCTGATGTCGGGCGAGCGCGACGAAGACTGA
- a CDS encoding sensor histidine kinase, which yields MNETAARPTPAARVPTRRWWSRLFWKCLLSMLIACWISTGLLSLLAVYLLRQDLRTDLAPQVLEASLQRELQRLGPLPDLARMPPGQCQALLQGVLVRVIGMDTPQWMYSYSFAGGPEDGRIAIRYRDSEGRACMYPPRPGAALARALEQAGQTASAQGVAATRRLERERDWISVAAVPLAAAPGASLGVGQHPGGSVATFMRMTLGDVVGLAIYLIVISAMASVAVATLLTRRIRHAEHIADAWAEGDLVNRIHDRGRDEFGRLAQRFDRMADALGEVMQVRQQLAVSEERNRLARDLHDTAKQRSFALGLQLSVLDHLNGRDGESGRDPRQGALIKAALGLTGQLQRDLADVIQRFSAPTVAEQGLRKALEDTYSHLLGGSGIEWRLLLDGVAERGVGEHPQHAGQLLLIATEAAANSLRHSGARRIEVVLNSAGDRYGWTIQDDGCGFAVDEHETTGMGLGNMRMRARTLPGGRFRIASSASGTVVTVSFTLPAAQGDSA from the coding sequence ATGAACGAAACCGCCGCCCGCCCGACTCCGGCCGCACGCGTGCCGACCCGGCGCTGGTGGAGCCGGCTGTTCTGGAAATGCCTGCTGTCGATGCTGATCGCGTGCTGGATCAGCACCGGCCTGCTGTCGCTGCTGGCGGTGTATCTGCTGCGGCAGGACCTGCGCACGGATCTGGCGCCGCAGGTGCTGGAGGCTTCGCTGCAGCGCGAATTGCAGCGGCTCGGGCCGTTGCCGGATCTGGCGCGGATGCCGCCGGGGCAATGCCAGGCGCTGCTGCAAGGCGTGCTGGTGCGGGTGATCGGCATGGACACGCCGCAGTGGATGTACTCGTACAGCTTCGCCGGCGGTCCCGAAGACGGCCGCATCGCGATCCGCTACCGCGACAGCGAAGGCCGCGCCTGCATGTATCCGCCGCGCCCCGGCGCGGCGCTGGCGCGCGCGCTGGAGCAGGCCGGGCAGACCGCCAGCGCGCAAGGCGTGGCCGCGACCCGCCGGCTCGAACGCGAGCGCGACTGGATCAGCGTGGCCGCGGTGCCGCTGGCCGCCGCGCCCGGCGCCAGCCTCGGCGTCGGCCAGCATCCGGGCGGCTCGGTCGCGACCTTCATGCGCATGACCCTGGGCGATGTGGTCGGATTGGCGATCTACCTGATCGTCATCAGCGCGATGGCCTCGGTCGCGGTGGCGACCCTGCTGACCCGGCGCATCCGCCACGCCGAACACATCGCCGACGCCTGGGCCGAAGGCGATCTGGTGAACCGCATCCACGACCGCGGCCGCGACGAATTCGGGCGTCTGGCGCAGCGTTTCGACCGCATGGCCGACGCGCTCGGCGAAGTGATGCAGGTGCGCCAGCAGTTGGCGGTGTCGGAAGAACGCAACCGCCTGGCGCGCGACCTGCACGACACCGCCAAGCAGCGCAGCTTCGCGCTGGGCCTGCAGTTGAGCGTGCTCGACCACCTCAACGGCCGCGACGGCGAGAGCGGACGCGACCCGCGCCAGGGCGCGCTGATCAAGGCTGCGCTCGGCCTGACCGGGCAATTGCAGCGCGATCTGGCCGACGTGATCCAGCGCTTCAGCGCGCCGACCGTGGCCGAGCAGGGCCTGCGCAAGGCGCTCGAAGACACGTACTCGCATTTGCTCGGCGGCAGCGGCATCGAGTGGCGGTTGCTGCTCGACGGCGTGGCCGAGCGCGGCGTCGGCGAGCATCCGCAGCACGCCGGGCAGTTGCTGCTGATCGCCACCGAGGCGGCGGCCAACAGCCTGCGCCACAGCGGCGCGCGCCGGATCGAAGTGGTGCTCAACAGCGCCGGCGACCGCTACGGCTGGACCATCCAGGACGACGGCTGCGGCTTCGCCGTCGACGAACACGAAACCACCGGCATGGGCCTGGGCAACATGCGCATGCGCGCGCGCACCCTGCCGGGCGGGCGCTTCCGCATCGCCAGCTCGGCCAGCGGCACGGTGGTGACGGTGTCTTTCACATTGCCCGCGGCGCAAGGAGATTCCGCATGA
- a CDS encoding DUF418 domain-containing protein translates to MNALPRAAARIEHLDALRGLALLGIVLVNIGVFASPWWGLGPDPAQAGPLDRALDALIAAVFEMKFYLLFSFLFGYSFSLQQTAAERAGQAFAPRMGRRLLGLWIVGALHATLLFHGDILTTYAAMGALLLALSRASERAQLRIAHVLIAATALGWAALGALAWIDPAPADAAGAAAQAQAIWRGFTGSPAQVLAVRWNELANTWPILLLLQAPCALAMFLYGLVAGRRKIAAHLHDYRPLLRRLRIAGLGFGAPAALALGANALWPVSDAVELWVLALSVSTAPLLSLAYAALALPWFERGGARIARWLAPAGRMALSNYLLQSAVLAWSFTGYGLGWMGRLTPAAVAAIALVLFVAQTWLSYAWLRRYAYGPLEWLLRALTIGAWPRSQRPAYDASR, encoded by the coding sequence ATGAACGCCCTTCCCCGCGCCGCCGCGCGCATCGAACACCTCGACGCGCTGCGCGGCCTGGCCCTGCTCGGCATCGTGCTGGTCAACATCGGCGTGTTCGCTTCGCCGTGGTGGGGCCTGGGGCCCGATCCGGCGCAGGCCGGTCCGCTCGACCGCGCGCTCGACGCGCTGATCGCGGCCGTGTTCGAAATGAAGTTCTACCTGCTGTTCTCGTTTCTGTTCGGTTACAGCTTCAGCCTGCAACAAACCGCCGCCGAACGCGCCGGACAAGCGTTCGCGCCGCGCATGGGCCGGCGCTTGTTGGGGCTGTGGATCGTCGGCGCCTTGCACGCGACGCTGCTGTTCCACGGCGACATCCTCACCACCTACGCGGCGATGGGCGCGTTGCTGTTGGCGCTGAGCCGCGCATCCGAACGCGCGCAATTGCGCATCGCGCACGTGCTGATCGCGGCGACCGCGCTGGGCTGGGCCGCGCTCGGCGCGCTGGCGTGGATCGATCCGGCGCCGGCCGATGCTGCTGGCGCGGCGGCGCAGGCGCAGGCGATCTGGCGCGGTTTCACCGGCTCGCCCGCGCAGGTGCTGGCGGTGCGCTGGAACGAACTCGCAAATACCTGGCCGATCCTGCTGTTGCTGCAAGCGCCGTGCGCGTTGGCGATGTTCCTCTACGGCCTCGTCGCGGGCCGGCGCAAGATCGCTGCGCATCTGCACGACTACCGCCCGCTGCTGCGGCGCCTGCGCATCGCCGGCCTCGGCTTCGGCGCGCCCGCCGCGCTGGCGCTCGGCGCGAATGCGCTGTGGCCGGTCTCCGATGCGGTCGAGCTGTGGGTGCTGGCGCTGAGCGTGTCGACCGCGCCGCTGCTGAGCCTGGCCTACGCCGCGCTGGCGCTGCCGTGGTTCGAACGCGGCGGCGCGCGCATCGCGCGGTGGTTGGCGCCGGCCGGACGCATGGCCTTGTCCAACTACCTGCTGCAATCGGCGGTGCTGGCGTGGTCGTTCACCGGCTACGGCCTGGGCTGGATGGGACGGCTGACGCCGGCCGCGGTGGCGGCGATCGCGCTGGTCCTGTTCGTCGCGCAAACCTGGCTCAGCTACGCATGGCTGCGCCGCTACGCCTACGGCCCGCTGGAATGGCTGCTGCGCGCATTGACCATCGGCGCCTGGCCGCGGTCGCAGCGGCCGGCTTACGACGCATCGCGCTGA
- a CDS encoding HlyD family secretion protein — translation MHGLFREQALDARRQRWLGRIRLPVSRMGTAMAAMAVVAVSALAALLCFGQYTSSEPAYGQLQPRGGLMALSAPAAGTLLRSHVGEGERVRRGQILAEISAELDSPALRGGVGAAVNAELVAQRARLLADRDALAQSAVRAAAQWRERIAAAQRRIDLAEAQLALREQRAAQARALSAQVQPLRGGKLLSDVQWQQYEAARIDAEARVQDARREGLDAGRELAEARAALAEQPQRDEQQRHRIERELADIAQDDARNEGRRRIAVRAPADGRAVALAAMPGQSVAAGQRLLSLAPQGVPMQAELWVSDRALGSVVPGTPVAMRYAGFPYQHYGVQRGTVIAIARGALSAEEIRARTGLPAAAPAWRVLVALERQRIGARGLSAQMRVDAELQLERRRLYEYLLAPLRPEGGDAPVRTAGAAP, via the coding sequence GTGCACGGCCTGTTCCGCGAACAAGCGCTCGACGCGCGCCGGCAACGCTGGCTCGGCCGCATCCGCCTGCCGGTGTCGCGCATGGGCACGGCGATGGCGGCGATGGCGGTGGTGGCGGTCTCTGCGCTGGCCGCGTTGCTGTGCTTCGGCCAGTACACTAGCAGCGAGCCGGCCTACGGCCAGTTGCAACCGCGCGGCGGCCTGATGGCGCTGTCGGCGCCGGCCGCGGGCACGCTGCTGCGCAGCCATGTCGGCGAAGGCGAACGGGTGCGGCGCGGGCAGATCCTGGCGGAAATCTCGGCCGAACTCGACAGCCCCGCGTTGCGCGGCGGCGTCGGCGCGGCTGTCAACGCCGAACTCGTCGCGCAGCGCGCGCGCCTGCTCGCGGATCGCGACGCGCTTGCGCAAAGCGCCGTGCGCGCCGCCGCGCAGTGGCGCGAGCGCATCGCGGCCGCGCAGCGGCGCATCGATCTGGCCGAGGCTCAACTGGCCCTGCGCGAGCAACGCGCCGCGCAAGCGCGCGCGCTGTCGGCGCAGGTGCAGCCGCTGCGCGGCGGCAAGCTGCTCAGCGACGTGCAATGGCAGCAGTACGAAGCCGCGCGCATCGACGCCGAAGCGCGGGTGCAGGACGCGCGCCGCGAAGGCCTCGACGCCGGCCGCGAACTGGCCGAAGCGCGCGCCGCCCTGGCCGAGCAGCCGCAACGCGACGAACAGCAACGCCACCGGATCGAACGCGAACTGGCCGACATCGCGCAAGACGACGCCCGCAACGAAGGCCGCCGCCGCATCGCCGTGCGCGCACCCGCCGACGGCCGCGCGGTCGCGCTGGCCGCGATGCCGGGCCAGAGCGTCGCCGCCGGCCAGCGCCTGTTGTCGCTGGCGCCGCAAGGCGTGCCGATGCAGGCCGAGCTGTGGGTGTCCGACCGCGCCCTCGGCAGCGTCGTCCCGGGCACCCCGGTGGCGATGCGGTACGCCGGGTTCCCTTATCAGCACTACGGCGTGCAGCGCGGGACGGTGATCGCGATCGCGCGCGGCGCGCTGTCGGCCGAGGAAATCCGCGCCCGCACCGGCCTGCCGGCAGCGGCGCCGGCGTGGCGGGTGCTGGTCGCGCTGGAGCGCCAGCGCATCGGCGCGCGCGGCTTGAGCGCGCAGATGCGGGTCGACGCCGAATTGCAGCTCGAACGCCGGCGCTTGTACGAATACCTGCTGGCGCCGCTGCGCCCGGAAGGCGGCGACGCGCCCGTGCGCACCGCCGGAGCGGCGCCATGA